A genomic window from Agrobacterium tumefaciens includes:
- a CDS encoding sarcosine oxidase subunit alpha translates to MNSYRVSGRGRVDAARSVSFTFDGKTYRGVKGDTVASALLANGVHLMGRSFKYHRPRGPVAAGSEEPNALIGTRRGTGQFEPNTRATVQEIWNGLQTTSQNKYPSLKFDIGAVNDMAYMLFSAGFYYKTFMWPKSFWNRVYEPFIRAAAGLGVSPTEEDPDTYASRNLHCDVLIVGAGPAGLAAARAAAVDGLKVVLVDENAEAGGTLLSEPQANIDGKPAWTWLADELKALKERGVRIMTRTTAIAYYHQNMIGLCEKLTDHLETVPKDTPRERLWRVRARQVVLAQGALEKPLVFHGNDRPGVMLAGAAQTYLNRYGVKVGKSPVVVTSHDSAWYAAFDLHGAGARVQAIIDTRATVREELVNEARALGIPVKLSHTVTATSGRLRVKSVRVNPVKGSSVGAGQEITCDAVLMSGGWTPSLHLFSHTQGKLAWDDERTTFLPALTNEDCVIAGAGRGLWGIEAALKDGAERGREVAEALGKAANASSHAVEHDRTGNGVSHTELPSDRDAGKAKAFVDYQNDVTAKDLRLAVREGMRSIEHVKRYTTNGMATDQGKMSNINGLNIAAEALGKPQPQVGLTTFRPPYTPTTFGAFAGYHRGAHFEVTRKTQIDGWAEAHGAVYEPVGQWRRAWYFPKPGEDMDAAVGRECRAVRQSVGIFDASTLGKIEVVGPDAVEFMNRMYTNPWSKLAPGRCRYGLLLGDDGFIRDDGVIGRMTEDRFHVTTTTGGAARVLNMMEDYLQTEWPDLNVWLTSTTEQWSTIALNGPNAAKLLAPLVEGIELTEEAFPHMSCVECTVAGMPARLFRVSFTGEIGFEVNVPAPLGRKLWEILWEAGQQYGITAYGTETMHVLRAEKGYIIVGQDTDGTVTPYDAAMGWAVGKAKPDFVGKRGLARPDLVAKGRRHLVGLLTEDRSKLEEGAQIVFDPKQPLPMKMVGHVTSSYHSDAVGQPIALALVEGGHERMGETVYIPMLDRTIAAKITGMGFVDPENTRLKI, encoded by the coding sequence ATGAATTCCTATCGCGTTTCCGGCCGTGGCCGTGTGGATGCCGCCCGCTCGGTAAGCTTTACCTTTGACGGCAAGACCTATCGCGGCGTGAAGGGCGATACGGTCGCCTCGGCACTTCTGGCCAATGGCGTGCATCTTATGGGCCGCTCGTTCAAATACCACCGCCCGCGCGGCCCGGTGGCGGCGGGTTCCGAGGAGCCGAATGCGCTGATCGGCACCCGCCGTGGCACCGGTCAGTTCGAGCCGAACACCCGCGCCACCGTGCAGGAAATCTGGAACGGGCTGCAAACCACCTCCCAGAACAAATATCCGAGCCTGAAATTCGATATCGGCGCGGTCAACGACATGGCCTATATGCTGTTTTCGGCGGGCTTCTACTACAAGACCTTCATGTGGCCGAAGAGCTTCTGGAACAGGGTCTATGAACCCTTCATCCGCGCGGCGGCTGGTCTCGGCGTTTCGCCGACGGAGGAAGACCCGGACACCTATGCCTCGCGCAACCTGCATTGCGACGTGCTGATCGTCGGTGCCGGTCCTGCCGGCCTCGCTGCGGCGCGGGCGGCGGCGGTCGATGGCCTTAAGGTTGTGCTGGTCGATGAAAATGCAGAAGCCGGCGGCACGCTTTTGTCAGAACCGCAGGCGAATATCGACGGCAAGCCCGCCTGGACCTGGCTGGCGGATGAATTGAAGGCGCTGAAGGAGCGCGGAGTCAGGATCATGACCCGCACGACGGCCATTGCCTATTACCACCAGAACATGATCGGTCTCTGCGAAAAGCTGACTGATCATCTCGAAACCGTGCCGAAGGATACGCCGCGCGAGCGCCTGTGGCGGGTCAGGGCACGTCAGGTGGTGCTGGCGCAGGGCGCGCTGGAAAAGCCGCTGGTCTTCCACGGCAACGACCGTCCGGGCGTGATGCTGGCGGGCGCCGCCCAGACCTATCTCAACCGCTATGGCGTCAAGGTCGGTAAAAGCCCGGTGGTGGTGACAAGCCATGACAGCGCCTGGTATGCGGCCTTCGATCTTCACGGCGCGGGTGCACGTGTTCAGGCCATTATCGATACCCGCGCGACGGTGCGTGAAGAGCTTGTCAACGAGGCGCGCGCGCTCGGCATTCCGGTGAAGCTATCACATACAGTGACGGCGACCTCCGGGCGGCTGCGGGTCAAGTCGGTCCGAGTCAACCCGGTCAAGGGCTCCTCGGTCGGCGCGGGACAGGAGATCACCTGTGATGCGGTGCTGATGTCCGGCGGCTGGACGCCGTCGCTGCATCTGTTTTCCCATACGCAGGGCAAGCTCGCCTGGGATGACGAGCGGACCACCTTCCTGCCTGCCCTCACCAATGAGGATTGCGTGATTGCCGGGGCCGGCCGCGGACTGTGGGGCATCGAGGCGGCGCTGAAGGACGGCGCGGAGCGGGGGCGTGAAGTCGCCGAAGCGCTCGGCAAGGCCGCCAATGCTTCCAGCCATGCGGTGGAACATGACCGCACTGGCAATGGTGTGTCGCACACGGAACTGCCGAGCGACCGCGATGCCGGGAAGGCCAAGGCCTTCGTCGATTACCAGAACGATGTGACCGCCAAGGATCTGCGACTTGCCGTGCGCGAAGGCATGCGCTCCATCGAGCATGTCAAGCGCTACACCACCAACGGCATGGCGACCGATCAGGGCAAGATGTCGAACATTAACGGCCTGAACATTGCGGCGGAAGCGCTTGGCAAACCCCAGCCGCAGGTGGGGCTGACCACCTTCCGCCCGCCCTATACGCCAACGACCTTCGGAGCCTTCGCCGGTTATCACCGTGGCGCGCATTTTGAAGTAACGCGCAAGACGCAGATCGATGGCTGGGCTGAGGCGCATGGCGCGGTTTACGAGCCGGTCGGGCAATGGCGTCGCGCCTGGTATTTCCCCAAACCGGGCGAAGATATGGACGCGGCGGTCGGCCGCGAATGCCGGGCGGTGCGTCAGAGCGTGGGCATTTTCGATGCTTCGACACTCGGCAAGATCGAAGTGGTCGGTCCTGATGCGGTCGAGTTCATGAACCGCATGTATACCAATCCGTGGTCGAAGCTCGCCCCCGGCCGTTGCCGTTACGGCCTGCTGCTTGGCGATGACGGCTTCATCCGTGATGACGGCGTCATCGGTCGCATGACCGAAGATCGTTTCCACGTCACCACCACGACAGGCGGTGCCGCCCGGGTGCTGAACATGATGGAGGATTACCTCCAGACGGAGTGGCCCGATCTCAATGTCTGGCTGACCTCGACGACAGAACAATGGTCCACCATCGCACTGAACGGCCCGAATGCGGCAAAGCTGCTCGCGCCGCTGGTGGAAGGTATCGAACTGACGGAAGAGGCTTTCCCGCATATGTCCTGCGTGGAATGCACGGTCGCCGGCATGCCGGCGCGGCTGTTCCGGGTCAGCTTCACCGGCGAGATCGGCTTTGAGGTCAATGTGCCGGCCCCGCTTGGCCGCAAGCTCTGGGAAATCCTGTGGGAGGCCGGCCAGCAATATGGCATCACCGCTTATGGCACTGAAACCATGCATGTTCTGCGCGCCGAAAAGGGTTACATCATCGTCGGACAGGATACCGACGGCACCGTGACGCCCTATGATGCGGCGATGGGCTGGGCCGTGGGAAAGGCAAAGCCAGATTTCGTCGGCAAGCGCGGTCTTGCCCGCCCCGATCTCGTCGCCAAGGGCCGCCGACACCTCGTTGGCCTTCTCACCGAAGACCGTTCGAAGCTGGAAGAGGGGGCGCAGATCGTCTTCGATCCGAAACAGCCGCTTCCGATGAAGATGGTGGGGCATGTGACCTCCTCCTATCATTCGGATGCGGTCGGTCAGCCGATTGCGCTGGCGCTGGTCGAGGGTGGTCATGAGCGGATGGGCGAGACCGTCTATATCCCGATGCTGGACCGTACCATTGCCGCGAAAATCACCGGGATGGGGTTTGTCGATCCCGAAAACACCCGCCTGAAAATCTGA
- the soxG gene encoding sarcosine oxidase subunit gamma family protein: MNMHVSSPISGTLAESKAARVSILPVQARLSLRARGDVASLGAALGLTLPERIGARVSAGERQALRLGPDEWTILAPASEVGELVAACAGVYASHPHSLVDISGREVTLLIEGPRAAELLTLGCARDIDTIAVGEARRTIFDGVTVVLWRDAEDRFRMDIWNSFVPHLGHLLETGCRELAAEIA; this comes from the coding sequence ATGAACATGCATGTTTCCTCCCCCATTTCCGGCACCTTGGCCGAAAGCAAGGCGGCGCGGGTCAGCATCCTGCCTGTGCAGGCGCGGCTGTCGCTGCGCGCGCGTGGTGATGTCGCGTCACTCGGCGCAGCACTTGGCCTCACCCTGCCAGAGCGGATCGGCGCCCGCGTCTCCGCCGGCGAAAGGCAGGCCCTCCGCCTTGGTCCCGATGAATGGACGATCCTTGCCCCTGCCAGTGAAGTCGGCGAGTTGGTTGCGGCCTGCGCCGGCGTTTATGCCAGCCATCCGCACAGCCTTGTCGATATTTCCGGTCGGGAAGTGACGCTGCTGATCGAGGGGCCGCGAGCCGCTGAACTTCTGACGCTCGGCTGCGCCCGCGATATCGACACGATTGCGGTGGGCGAGGCACGCAGGACGATTTTCGACGGCGTGACCGTGGTGCTGTGGCGCGATGCGGAGGACCGTTTCCGGATGGATATCTGGAACAGTTTCGTGCCGCATCTTGGCCATTTGCTTGAAACCGGCTGCAGGGAACTTGCCGCTGAAATCGCCTGA
- the purU gene encoding formyltetrahydrofolate deformylase, which yields MTIYVMKVSCPARSGIVAAVSGYLARSGCNINDSSQFTDQETGRFFMRLSFVSEQGLERDALFEGFAPVATDFDMDYDFHDLSRKTKVVIMVSRFGHCLNDLLYRSRIGALPVKIVAVISNHLDYQKQVVNEDIPFHHIRVTPQTKPEAEAEILQVVQDTGAELVVLARYMQVLSDRLCQEMSGRIINIHHSFLPSFKGANPYRQAYERGVRLIGATAHYVTADLDEGPIIEQDTIRVTHAQSGLDYVSLGRDVESQVLARAIHAHIHHRVFLNGNRTVVFPASPGEYVSERMG from the coding sequence TTGACCATCTATGTCATGAAAGTCTCGTGCCCGGCGCGCAGCGGCATCGTTGCCGCCGTATCCGGATATCTCGCGCGGTCCGGCTGCAACATCAACGACAGTTCGCAATTCACCGATCAGGAGACAGGCCGTTTTTTCATGCGGCTGAGCTTCGTCTCGGAACAGGGGCTGGAGCGTGACGCCCTCTTTGAAGGCTTCGCTCCTGTCGCTACCGATTTCGACATGGACTACGATTTCCATGATCTCTCCCGCAAAACCAAGGTGGTGATCATGGTGTCGCGCTTTGGCCATTGCCTCAACGATCTCTTGTATCGCTCCCGCATCGGTGCCCTGCCGGTGAAGATCGTTGCGGTGATCTCCAATCATCTCGATTACCAGAAGCAGGTGGTGAACGAGGATATTCCCTTCCACCACATCCGCGTCACGCCGCAGACGAAACCGGAGGCTGAAGCGGAAATCCTGCAGGTGGTGCAGGATACCGGTGCTGAACTCGTGGTTCTGGCGCGTTACATGCAGGTACTGTCGGACCGGCTCTGTCAGGAAATGTCGGGCCGCATCATCAACATCCATCATTCCTTCCTGCCATCGTTCAAGGGCGCCAACCCTTACAGGCAGGCCTATGAGCGTGGTGTGCGGCTGATCGGCGCGACTGCCCATTACGTCACCGCCGATCTCGATGAGGGGCCGATCATCGAGCAGGATACGATCCGCGTGACCCATGCCCAGAGCGGTCTCGATTACGTCTCGCTTGGCCGCGATGTTGAAAGCCAGGTGCTTGCCCGCGCCATCCACGCCCATATTCACCACCGGGTCTTCCTGAACGGCAACAGGACAGTGGTGTTTCCCGCCTCGCCGGGGGAATATGTGTCAGAGCGCATGGGGTAA